The Euphorbia lathyris chromosome 3, ddEupLath1.1, whole genome shotgun sequence genome contains a region encoding:
- the LOC136221979 gene encoding uncharacterized protein isoform X1, which produces MELLYSVFSRFWASNVLKLDKNRLVKLAAAENQLQQTRLNYRVMNLIRTSWHKLEHLDSTFTGYPEYTRLNFGVMNLRYYEGQLTSISEVEFENDVETPPVRVAEAAQKRCPNVLHLKNKLLNNLISFYENLGEFKYQINRSIWSLFVPYEVYNRSF; this is translated from the exons ATGGAACTTCTCTATTCAGTATTTAGTAGATTTTGG GCCTCTAATGTATTGAAGTTGGACAAAAATAGGTTGGTGAAGTTGGCAGCAGCAGAAAATCAGCTTCAACAAACAAGGCTGAACTACAGAGTTATGAACCTCATCAGGACATCCTGGCATAAGTTGGAGCACTTGGATTCCACTTTCACAGGATATCCTGAATATACAAGACTGAATTTTGGAGTTATGAACCTGAG GTACTATGAGGGACAGTTGACCTCTATTTCTGAAGTAGAGTTTGAAAATGATGTGGAGACTCCTCCTGTTAGAGTTGCAGAGGCTGCACAGAAG AGATGTCCGAATGTGCTCCATCTCAAGAACAAGTTACTCAACAATCTGATTAGTTTCTATGAAAATTTGGGTGAATTCAAATATCAAATCAACAGAAGCATTTGGTCTCTATTCGTGCCATATGAGGTATACAACAGATCATTTTAA
- the LOC136221979 gene encoding uncharacterized protein isoform X2, with amino-acid sequence MELLYSVFSRFWVFSPSGSRLVKLAAAENQLQQTRLNYRVMNLIRTSWHKLEHLDSTFTGYPEYTRLNFGVMNLRYYEGQLTSISEVEFENDVETPPVRVAEAAQKRCPNVLHLKNKLLNNLISFYENLGEFKYQINRSIWSLFVPYEVYNRSF; translated from the exons ATGGAACTTCTCTATTCAGTATTTAGTAGATTTTGGGTATTTTCTCCTTCCGGATCGCG GTTGGTGAAGTTGGCAGCAGCAGAAAATCAGCTTCAACAAACAAGGCTGAACTACAGAGTTATGAACCTCATCAGGACATCCTGGCATAAGTTGGAGCACTTGGATTCCACTTTCACAGGATATCCTGAATATACAAGACTGAATTTTGGAGTTATGAACCTGAG GTACTATGAGGGACAGTTGACCTCTATTTCTGAAGTAGAGTTTGAAAATGATGTGGAGACTCCTCCTGTTAGAGTTGCAGAGGCTGCACAGAAG AGATGTCCGAATGTGCTCCATCTCAAGAACAAGTTACTCAACAATCTGATTAGTTTCTATGAAAATTTGGGTGAATTCAAATATCAAATCAACAGAAGCATTTGGTCTCTATTCGTGCCATATGAGGTATACAACAGATCATTTTAA